CAAATCGAGGTATATCAAGGTTCATGTGTGGAGGGGAAGGTCGTGGTGACATGGATGGGGAAGAAACTTCGAGTGATTGAAAACGAGAGATAACCTTGTCGAGTCGGGAGTGAAGAGAGTTTTGGATAGCGGTGAGGGTATTTTGGTTCTGGGTGAGGAGGGTGACTGTCTCTTCTAGACGTGAGAGGGTGTGGCCACGAGTATTGTCTGTCATGGGAGGGTCAATGAAAACACCGATTGATAAGGATAGGAATATTCCTAAATTGGAGGACAGGAATCAACCtccaaaaacaaaaagtaagaGATAGAATA
This region of Glycine max cultivar Williams 82 chromosome 7, Glycine_max_v4.0, whole genome shotgun sequence genomic DNA includes:
- the LOC100527502 gene encoding uncharacterized protein LOC100527502 (The RefSeq protein has 1 substitution compared to this genomic sequence), with amino-acid sequence MTDNTRGHTLSRLEETVTLLTQNQNTLTAIQNSLHSRLDKVITRFQSLEVSSPSMSPRPSPPHMNLDIPRFDGTNALAWIFKITQFFDFHRTLKDERLQAKGPSGEGRRPKWRRTKPPSGEG